Part of the Bradyrhizobium sp. AZCC 1721 genome, TAGTCGACCTGCTCGACCGGCTCCTGGCGGGTGGCATCGTGCTGGCCGGAGACATCACGCTGGCGATCGCCGACATCGACATGGTGCAGATCTCGCTTCGCGCTCTGATCACGTCGCTCGGCCGGACCACGCGATCTGGCGCAGCGGAGCGAGACCAGTGAGCGCCGGCGTCGCTGGACATGAGCCGGGACCGCGCCAGCGAATTTCGATGGCGCCTGACACGGTCGAACGAGATCTGGCCCGCCTGGTGCTCACCGTCGTGGAGTTGCTGCGTCAGCTCGTGGAGCGACAGGCGCTTCGTCGTGTCGACGAGGGCGGCTTGACCGAAGCGGAGGAGGAGCGCGTCGGCATGACGCTGATGCTTCTAGACAACCGCATATCGCGCCTGCGGGAGCACTTCGGGCTCGCCGCCGAGGACCTGAATATCGACCTGGGACCTCTCGGTCCGCTGCTTCCGCGTTGAGTTCCCTCGGTCTAACGTCGAGCACATTCTGGCTGCGAAATTCCTAGACCTGAAATTCCTAGACCTGAAGTGCACAGGGCGCCGTAAATCCAGGCAGACTCAAATAGAGCACGAATGACTCGGATCGAACCCGAAACGACGAGGCGCGAGTGCCGGATACACCCTAAATTCGCATAAGGTATATTATGGAATATCACATCTACAATTAGATCAGATATTTAGGCGAATATGCTGGCAAATCTAGTCAGCTCTGGCGCCGAAGCTGCTCGTCTTTGTCGGCCATGACAGTCCTGATCTGCTGCGTCCCGGCCATTCCTATTGCCGACACTTGCTGACGCTGCAATAAGCGCGCGAGCGCGGTGATCGCTGATGATGCCGTGGACCGCAGGTCCGTGTCGCGGACCTCAAGAACAATAACTCTCAAGGGAGACTGGAATGAGCTTTTCACGACGCACGCTTCTCAAGGCATCCGCTGCGTCAGCGGTTTTGGGCGGCATCGGCGCACCGTTGGTGGCGCGGGCCCAGAGCGCGGAATTCACCTACAAGTACGCCAATAATCTTCCGGACGGCCATCCCATGAACGCCCGCGCCAAGGAAATGGCCGCGGCGATCAAGGCCGAGACCAACGGCCGGTTCGATCTGCAGATTTTTCCGAATAACCAGCTCGGTTCCGATACGGACATGCTGAGCCAGATCAGGTCTGGCGGCGTCGAGTTTTTCACGCTCTCGGGGCTCATTTTGGCGACGCTGGTGCCGCCGGCGTCCATCAGCGGCATCGGTTTTGCGTTCCCGGATTACGACACGGTCTGGAAGGCCATGGACGGCGGCCTGGGTGCCTATATCCGCGGCGAGATCACCAAGGCGAACCTCGTGGTGATGGACAAGATCTGGGACAACGGCTTCCGCCAGACCACATCCTCGACCAAGCCGATCAACGGCCCGGAGGATCTCAAGGGCTTCAAGATCCGGGTGCCGGTGTCGCCGCTCTGGACCTCAATGTTCAAGGCGTTCGATGCAGCGCCCGCCTCGATCAATTTCAGCGAGGTTTACTCGGCGCTACAGACCAAGATCGTCGAGGGCCAGGAAAACCCGCTGGCGATCATCTCGACTGCCAAACTATACGAAGTGCAGAAGTTCTGTTCGCTGACGAATCATATGTGGGACGGCTTCTGGTTCCTGGCGAACCGCCGCGCCTGGGAAAAGCTGCCTGAGGATGTCAGGACGATTGTCGCCAAGAATATCAACGCGGCGGCCATCAAGGAGCGCGAGGACGTCGCCAAGCTGAACGCCGGGCTGCAGCAGGAACTGGCCGGCAAGGGCCTGACCTTCAACCAGCCCAACGTGACGCCGTTCCGCGACAAGCTGCGCTCGGCCGGCTTCTACGCGGAATGGAAAGGTAAATACGGCGAGCAAGCTTGGGAGCTGCTCGAGAAATCCGTGGGCAAGCTGTCCTAAGCGCATGTGAGGGGCCGTCGTGGCTCATGCCGAACTGAGTGAAGTGGTTGGCGGTGAGGTGGCTCAGCCCCCTCGCCGCCGTTCGTTGCTGGCGTCGATCGAGCACGCCCTTGGAATGCTGGTCGAGCTTCCCGCAGCGCTGCTGGTCGTCGCCGAAATCGTCATCCTGTTTGCCGGCGTAGTGGCGCGCTACGCGCTGCACCGGCCGCTGGTCTGGTCTGACGAACTGGCCTCAATCCTGTTCCTGTGGCTCGCCATGCTCGGCGCCGCCGTCGCATTCCGACGCGCCGAGCATATGCGGATGACGGCGGTCGTCGCCAACGCGAAGCCTGCGATGCGCGCCTATCTCGATCTGGTGGCGACAGCAGCCGCCCTGGCGTTCCTCATCCTGATCGCCTGGCCGGCTTATGAATACGCCTACGAGGAAAGCTACATCACCACGCCGGCCCTGCAGATCCTCAATAGTTGGCGTGCCGCGGCGCTGCCGGTCGGCATTGCCCTGATGGCGCTGTTTGCTTTCCTGCGTCTGGCCCGCGTCGGCAACATTCGCACGGTGCTGGGCGCGATCCTGTCGGTCGCACTTGTCATCGCGATATTCTGGCTGCTCAGGGGCTCGCTCAAACCGCTCGGCAACCTCAATCTGATCATCTTCTTTGTCGGCGTGGCCGGCTTCTGCGTGTTTGCCGGCGTACCGATTGCGTTCGGCTTTGGCTTGGCGACCTACGGTTATCTGGCACTGACCACGGGCACGCCGCTGATGGTGCTGGTCGGGCGCATGGACGAGGGCATGAGCCACCTCATCCTCTTGTCGGTGCCGCTGTTCGTGTTCCTGGGCCTGCTGATCGAAATGACCGGCATGGCGCGCGCCATGGTGGCGTTCCTCGCAAGCTTGCTCGGCCATGTCCGCGGCGGGTTACATTACGTGCTGGTCGGCGCGATGTATCTGGTATCGGGTATCTCGGGCTCCAAGGCCGCTGACATGGCCGCCGTGGCGCCGGTGCTGTTTCCCGAGATGAAGGCGCGCGGCGCCAAGCCGGGCGATCTGGTCGCCCTCCTCTCCGCCACGGGCGCGCAGACTGAAACCATTCCGCCGAGCCTCGTGCTGATCACCATCGGCTCGGTCACCGGCGTCTCCATCGCGGCGCTGTTCACCGGCGGCCTGTTGCCGGGCCTCGTGCTGGCGATCACGCTGTCGGCGCTGGTGTGGTGGCGTTACCGGAACGAGGATCTGCGCCACGTCACGCGGGCGAGCGCCGCCGAGATCGCCCGCGCGTTTGCCATCGCCCTGCCGGCGATCGCGCTGCCCTTCGTGATCCGCTACGCCGTGGTCGAAGGCATCGCGACCGCAACCGAGGTTTCCACCATCGGCATCGTTTATGCCTTTGTCGTCGGCTACCTGATTTACGGTCTCTTGATCTACCGCAATTTCGACTGGCGGCGGATCGTGCCAATGTTGGTCGAGACCGCGTGCCTGTCGGGCGCGATCTTGCTGATCATCGGCTGCGCCACCGGCATGGCCTGGGGCCTCACGCAGTCCGGCTTTTCGCGGA contains:
- a CDS encoding gas vesicle protein; amino-acid sequence: MSPAAFPDREVALVDLLDRLLAGGIVLAGDITLAIADIDMVQISLRALITSLGRTTRSGAAERDQ
- a CDS encoding gas vesicle protein K is translated as MAPDTVERDLARLVLTVVELLRQLVERQALRRVDEGGLTEAEEERVGMTLMLLDNRISRLREHFGLAAEDLNIDLGPLGPLLPR
- a CDS encoding TRAP transporter substrate-binding protein → MSFSRRTLLKASAASAVLGGIGAPLVARAQSAEFTYKYANNLPDGHPMNARAKEMAAAIKAETNGRFDLQIFPNNQLGSDTDMLSQIRSGGVEFFTLSGLILATLVPPASISGIGFAFPDYDTVWKAMDGGLGAYIRGEITKANLVVMDKIWDNGFRQTTSSTKPINGPEDLKGFKIRVPVSPLWTSMFKAFDAAPASINFSEVYSALQTKIVEGQENPLAIISTAKLYEVQKFCSLTNHMWDGFWFLANRRAWEKLPEDVRTIVAKNINAAAIKEREDVAKLNAGLQQELAGKGLTFNQPNVTPFRDKLRSAGFYAEWKGKYGEQAWELLEKSVGKLS
- a CDS encoding TRAP transporter large permease; protein product: MAHAELSEVVGGEVAQPPRRRSLLASIEHALGMLVELPAALLVVAEIVILFAGVVARYALHRPLVWSDELASILFLWLAMLGAAVAFRRAEHMRMTAVVANAKPAMRAYLDLVATAAALAFLILIAWPAYEYAYEESYITTPALQILNSWRAAALPVGIALMALFAFLRLARVGNIRTVLGAILSVALVIAIFWLLRGSLKPLGNLNLIIFFVGVAGFCVFAGVPIAFGFGLATYGYLALTTGTPLMVLVGRMDEGMSHLILLSVPLFVFLGLLIEMTGMARAMVAFLASLLGHVRGGLHYVLVGAMYLVSGISGSKAADMAAVAPVLFPEMKARGAKPGDLVALLSATGAQTETIPPSLVLITIGSVTGVSIAALFTGGLLPGLVLAITLSALVWWRYRNEDLRHVTRASAAEIARAFAIALPAIALPFVIRYAVVEGIATATEVSTIGIVYAFVVGYLIYGLLIYRNFDWRRIVPMLVETACLSGAILLIIGCATGMAWGLTQSGFSRTLAAAMTGLPGGSATFIAVSIVAFVILGSVLEGIPAIVLFGPLLFPIARAVGVHEVHYAMIVILAMGIGLFAPPFGVGYYAACAIGRVDPAEGIRPIWGYLLALMVGLIIVAIFPWISIGFL